The window CAACATAGCGCATATCATTTTTATAGTATTCCACAATGTATACAAATTGTGGTTAACGacatatattaatttttttcttttaacgttttcaacttttttttgcttGGATTTTTATATGCGAAGTTCAggtaaaagtattttttataagGAACCCCTTTCATGGTGTCAAGCCATAGGTTGCTAAGAGTATAGAGGTCATTTTTGTCCCTAAAAAAATCGTGTATATATATGCTTATATTCTTATGCGTcgattttttgtgttaaaaaggtcaaaattaattgttttttgagTTCACACTTTTGAGTTGCGACAAGTTTTTTGTCcccttaaaaacaaaacgcaaaTGCTGCTGGTTCAAGTCTTGTTTTTGTGTATAAAGTGtaagatatatttattttatgtttgaTTGTTTACTTCTACAAATTCCGTGTTTTTTTAGTCGTTCCTTCACGTAAGTTTACTTGTGCAATTTTTTACACTGTTTACATCCGTTGCGATTCGATTCGAGTCAATAAATATGCGAGTGGAAATTCGGCTTTAGAGCtttttcgcgagaattaatttATGGCTGGCTTATAGTCTATATGATGTGTGTcaactttttcatttatttttgttatcaaaactgacaaaaaacaacatttcatttttCCAAAGTTTTATCGTAAGTAAAAAATACCAAGAACTCCTAAAAGTTCATTTTTTGGTATTTCAGAAAGTAACTTTCAAAAAGTAGTCTTCTGCATCGGGCCACGGTAGGTTCTGCTACAAAATTAGGGTACGGTCCACGGCTATTGTGGTCAACCACACCTTTCTATCCTAGGAATACTAATTCTTCTAGCTATGGAAACTCGAATGCTTGGCAGATAGAATGTCACGGATTGGCGATGTTACCTTAAGGACGTAAATGTTTGTGGACATAAATGTTTGTGGTTTTTGCTTAAAATCACAATAAGTTGCAATCTACCTTCGCGAATCGCAATAAAAAAACTCGTGAAATTATTGAAAACATGCTGAAAcacaatatgtaaaaaaatagtaaacacCCAAAAATTGGAATTCTAAATCCTAAACAATTTTAAGACGTAACTCTTAAACAGAAGAACTTCTTGGCGTGAGCATTTTCGCAAAATCATACGATAGCAGTGACtcaaactttttctttatttatgaAGATAAGATAAAAGAGCCGCAGTAGACTAGCCCGTAGCAGTCTATAAAAGTATCACAATACAAACCCGCACCCTTTCGCTCTTTTACGGTTTGTACTGCAAGAAGGGTGGCGTCAGCAATTGACGATTTAAAATactcattttttaaatgaaagtaTATTTGTTTTAGCGTATATCACATATGCATAGATATATTTTGTGGTAAATCTTAACTAATGATAAGTGCATTTcaccaaaacaaaaaagttggGTTGTTTCATTATCATGTTGATTCTTAGACGCACGGTCGCTAACATTTACGTTTCATTTTCACTTTGGGTCTTCACAATCTTTTACAAAGCATTTGTTTTAAttcatagaaaaaaaaagagaaaacttgATTTTCTGCAAATCAATTCTATGGTTAGTGAAGCAACACTAAAGGAACAGAATTGCTATAATCtaataatcaataaaaaaaaatcgaaaaaaaaaaatcacaacggTTTGCAATCGTACACGACACAAGATCATAAAATTACGAACAAACATCAAACAAAGTTGAACGCAGAagtgtattttttataaatattaattCTTTATTAAGGTTTCATACTTATGacttttttcagaatttatGGGATAGACGACGAAAACTATTTAAAATGGATTTAAATGATGATTTTAAGTATGAATGTGTAAATAAATTATAGAAGTGGCCAGCATGTTCACATGCCGTGACAGGTTGAATTAATTAACGCCCTGCCTATGACGGGTGTTGACGGGCGTTTATTTCCGTAATATACCTCATATTGATGTGCCTATATGGTAATGGCAGGCTTTATACCATTCTTCGTCGCCATAGTACCAAGAGCACGTAAGCCAATCAAAACTTGTACCATATTTTGACCTTCATAGAGGTCCGTAGTAACAAAAAGATAACTTGGTTCAACACGGTATTCTCGCATAGCATTGTTGAAGAAGCCTATATTTTCCATTTGGAGAAAGGGCATCTTTGATTTGTTAATCTTTTTTATCGATCCAGGTTTTATTTTGTTCATCAAGTCGCACAGAATAACCCCGTCTTTGAGTTTCTCACGAACAGCGTCAGATCCCCGTACACCAGCAAACAATCCAGTATCTcccaaaacacctaaaaataaTACACAAGTGAACGCATAGACGTATTCGTATTTAAAATGGAAACTACCGGGCAAGTACATTGTTGCGTTACCTAGTTTGAtgagtttttatttaattagatAATACTTCAAAGATTGGAATTATTTATATACTCATCAAGAGGTGTGTAAAGTCAGTTTTCGCTAATCGCACTCTTTaggtaaaaaaatagttattcggaaaaaaaaatcaaccaaTCTCCTTTCAAAATTAGAATCCATCACGGTGAATATAGAATATAAACAAAGATTTTCAGACGTACTAATTTGGACAGATCTGGGAACCGtcttatatacaaaaaaaacatgcagTTGCCTAAAAGGCGATATCCTGTAACGTTTCTTTTACTAAAATATTCAAAGTATTTGCATTTTGGAAGAAAAGATGATGCCAGTCCTGATACAGGAAGTAACCTCGTATTAAAATTGCCAGTGAATTACTGAAagagcaaatatttttattacttagTCTAAGCGCGGTGCGCATTTGTTGGGTATTAAAACACAACGTACGATACCTGCTATCCAAGTAAGAACAGCCGACTCCATTCCTGCATCATATTTTTTCGCAATactacttttaatttctttcacGTTTTCATTTCCTTCGGGACGGTCAGccatttttttttagtaatatttcactaaaaatatattatctcATTAGAAAACATTTTGTCCATTGTTTTAATGGTCATTGTTCTCACTCAATTGTCTTAGTTATAGAGGACACTACAGAAGAGGGACTTATATAGCTTAAATGAAGTCCGAGGTAATAATGACGTTAAACTGTTGTAGAACTCCAAAAGTTGTTTAGGCGactttaaatatattaaaaaattcctTTCTCGTTCTAACATATTCACGTTTTAAGACTtcgatatttattttattttataaaaattctaaTGTTATGTTGATATTGCAGGGTAAAAGCATAAATTGAAATTTCCTCGAGGTTAGAGAAACAAAACaccacaaaaacaaatttaaaatagcGATATTTTATCTCTACCAATCCTCTTAACCTTAAATTTGCTTATTGGTTTGCAGCAAAATTTTGTGAGTATAATCATAAAACCTATTGGGGGTTTTTTcctaaagatttttttctaaaacttaCAAACTAATTCAAAGTTACAAGTGATTGAAAAATTTAAGGAGGCTGGTACGAATAAACACCGTATTGaggaattttttattgttttccatTTTGTTTCTGTAACATTACATATCGGTAAACTTTCAATTTTTATCCTTTGTCTAATCTcagatttatatatttattttaatttacatAGTCTTCTTCAGAGTCCTCCTCACTTTTACTAGATTACTTTTTCTTATTTGCATCAGACAGAGAGAGCAAACAGATGTGAAAATGTATGTTTGTACacatgtatatttttaattttaacaaggTATCGTTCAGTCTACTAGCTTAAATACTGCCAAATCTGACAACTCTGATAAACATATCCTAAAAAGTTTTACATATAATTGCTAGTAGCAGAACTCCAGTTTCAGTACAAAACATTTGAAGAGGAAATATTTCAGTAGCTCAGTTTCCGATAACTTCTTCACCATACGATTCAAAGATAAAACAGGGAAAAGCTTCGATAAGAGCAAGGAATGAACTGTGATTACCAACTGCCTATACCACACTGTGTGTCAGTGTGGTATAGTAATATAGACACTGTGGTGGAACTCACAGTGAATAAATTTCGGAACAgttaggaaaaataaaaattattgtataAAAAAAAGACATGGAAGTGGTACGATGAACAAGTTACAGATATGGTAGCCGACAACGCCAAAccgtaaaataaatttaagtttataaattcttttcattcaagattttttttaaccgtTGAAAAAACAAGATTCGTTTATTTCACTTCTTCATACTGCTCTTCACTGTTCTCTTCACTTTCTTCGGCTTCTTTTGCCTTTTTATTTCCATCAGGAACCCAGAGTCCAGAATCGATACATCGCTTTAAGTGGTATTTAGCCTCTTCTTCTGGCATCGCCGTTAAGGTATCTTGTAACAACTGTATATCTTTCGAATCAAAACATTCTTGAAGTTTCTAGGTCACAAAAAAGAACGGGTTATGTTTCTTGGTGAAACTTTGTAATATTTTCATTCCAACCTATAACCCATACCCTCGCAGTATGTGCAAACTATTTATAACCAGATCGAGAGAAGAAGtaacaagaaaaattaaatacCTTGGGCAATGATTCAAACACTTCAACAGGGTCCAATCCTCCAGGTCCCAAACGTTTTTGTCTTTCTtcctaagaaataaaaaaaatgtgactTTCTTTAGGCCACATTCTCTGTGAAATTTTATTCCAACATGTGAACAGTAAACAGGAGTAGTCCAGTCAACGCAAGTTTGGCATAAAAGCTGAAAGTAAAGACATTGCAGATTACGCATTCTTAATTCGTACGATTGCTACAATTGGAAAAGTCACGCCTGTAACACGTTAAACTCTTTGATTTCCGTCGCCGCTATgcggggcggaatctttaaaatcacctgatggaagatagatatataatatatatagatagagacagcacaGAGCCCGGACGCTGCTAAGTTTTTGTCCAGGCTAAACGCTcggaaaattccattttttcataaaccaatGAAGATGCTTTATTTTAATCTATGTCAATTAAATGACCAATCTGAATAGAGAGTGTACTCTTCGTGTGGCCAAACCACTCCGTGTgcggccatgactaaaagtgcttaCACTTTGTTGGTTGCCCCTTGTTGGTCTCTTTGGTTTGGTCGTAGTGGCTTTATTGATGAGAGCTAAGCACTATTATTTAAATTtgtgtattttatcaggtaagaatgattttatatatagcaagtgagaaaggtgtgctggctagctagctatctcaatttttggCAATGGACTTGGATCTCCTTTTGAATAGTGCTGACATACCCCTTTTGATAGTCATGGAATTACttacttgctagctagctatggagctagctacacaaaatagtgctttgattagagtgcttttttttcttaaagagcaagcaacaaaaaacctttatccTCCCTTGCGTAGTTCTTCCATGATTGGACAACCAACTCCTGTTCTTATGGGAAAAAGGGTGCTAAAAATAACTTCCAAATGACACTTTGTGGGACAacttctatcagataaaaagatatacATATTCGCAcaggctttttttatattttttgcaaaaaagttgTCCAAGcgtgacaaaagtttattgcTGCTTCCACTGAGCAGTCGGTGAACTCATAATTAACctgtaaaaatatatagttaGCCGACGGAGGATAGAGCTACGCCCAGTATAATTAGCCGTTAAaagcttctttgtgttctttacagctaactgcgtcttttccatgtttttttcttgaaatcagaatacttttgttgtttaataatatataCGACATTATGTACTGCTAGCTACAATaaaattataactttttttgcaaaatcgtttcttgttcttatttttggttttaattgaagcacaactttatgttgatctataaaaatatagatggctatggggagatcgataacgaagaaaagtgaaaatttaagtaaaaagataCATATCGTATAAGTAGCTGTATAagcggctaattatactgtacgcaccgtatatatatatataattactcTGCATAGTTAAATAGAATGTCTGTATATTTTTAatggctagccttacaaatcctgtctattatttccaggaaagaTCATAGCTTAGATAGGgtgtcctagagtatttaatgctcattttgaactATGAGGACCCAATTAGGATCCTCGCTccaccagacaactccctgtagCATCACATAGTGTGTCATCTCCCCAATgtctctcacatggcttgggttaacccaaggcTATGGTAGCATTTACTCACCAATATTGAATTGCCGCCAAGGGGGATCGAACCCCGTTCTCTCGCACAAAGTGCCAGAGTTTTAACCACCGAGCTATGGAGCCAATGAAAAAcggctaactattctgttactggGTAATTATCAGTTCTTCTTGTGCCCAATTTccttgaaaatctttcttgaactcaATCAAAgtatcataaaatatttttctaagatttcttagaaataacttgatttttaaaaatctcacgaaaAAGGACCATCAATTTTTCAAATCCGCAAATTTATTGTGTGTGTACCCTTTTATGTTtcaacttgttgaattcaatttgtcaatttgtcaagcaaaacaatgaccaatcagttTCCTCAAAATGAAAACTTGCAACTAATCCGACTCCcgaaagaaattcaaatttgagaattcgaatcaaaaaagaataataaacaatcagttgaattcaataaatcgatttcaacaaaataaaacctgtattgtccacaggtttcaaaATTATGCACCGCCTGCCtaatatgttacttgtttaacaaagatatcaaaagccggcctgattaaatttatatacatatttatatataaatatacctGTGCATCACATCGGATggatttgtatctttgtattaaattccctttttaaatcaaaaagagaggcaaagagaggttaaagaGACAATTAAAAAACctggttttaatgcagtttatggtcaaattgtattcttgtttcttatttttaaaacgtgctttctttttcagatcagctgttatgaaaccatgcaccatcagcatttcaaaaaaattttaacaagaGAGTAAACTTTAAAGGCCTAAATACTAAAATAttcaaatctatattataatacccgcatacctctgtctgtctgtctgtctgtctgtctgtctgtctgtctgtctgtctgtctgtctgtctgtctgtctgtctgtctgtcacgcaaaatggtagcttagctgcgcaatagcgacaaacacgcaatgcggtataaaaaggacgggcgaacccgtggattttccacgggctaacgactagtgttgATATGTATTTATTactgaattaataaacaatgaactacttcatcattcaaattgagctcgTTCAGAAGTTATGTTCGAATCGTCAATTTTCTACATagcaagatttgtattctggaACTTACAGAATTTTCctgatcattttaaaaaataattttattttctccgttttctccgttttcaaggtttactttaaatttcaaaatctttcaggctaatgacggaaatcttaaagccacagggcttcttgtttgtttATAAGAAAGCCATATACTTTGCAGAATAAGGTATTCATATGAAAAAATCATGTCTTATATCCCTAAATTACTTTCAAGGAAACCAAAGAAAGAGGAAACCAACTTTCTCAGTCCTTGTAAGGACTGAGAAAGTCAACCCCACCTCCATTGCCTATCTGAAGCAATCTCACGTTCACACAAAAAATTAGTCATCCATTTTATGTTGTATGTTTTTTGGCAATTTCGATTTGAGACTTGGGTTTACCCCAGAATGTTCTAATTTTGTCATAATCAACATGCAATAGAAAACTACACACCAAGGATTGGTCATATATCTGATGAGGTAAAGCTCAACctttatcaaaacatttttaggtAATTTTCAATAATTAGTAATAGCCACTAGCTTTCGTCGCTTATGAGGTTAACAAATCTAAGCACGCATCGGTATTTCGTGCAACCTTCTTCGGCTGTTAGCATGAAGTAAGGAAATGACTCTACTGGAGCCGGAAACAAAACTGTGGCGCAACCACTTTGAATAGACAGATATAATACGAAATGATAGAAAAGACTGTTTACCTCCTCATATTCTTTCATAGCCTTGTCGATACGCGCCTGTGCTCGATCTTTGACGCGACCAATGAAGGCTTTCAGTTCGTCGTTAAAGCCATGCATGTACTGGTCATCGCTTTTGCGCATTCTATGAGATATTAATACATTGTATGTTATAAGAAAACATGGTTTTAAATATGCATACATAGACCagggtaaaattttaaatatagacTAATCTCTTAGCCTAAAGAAAG is drawn from Hydractinia symbiolongicarpus strain clone_291-10 chromosome 8, HSymV2.1, whole genome shotgun sequence and contains these coding sequences:
- the LOC130654961 gene encoding calponin-1-like, which gives rise to MADRPEGNENVKEIKSSIAKKYDAGMESAVLTWIAGVLGDTGLFAGVRGSDAVREKLKDGVILCDLMNKIKPGSIKKINKSKMPFLQMENIGFFNNAMREYRVEPSYLFVTTDLYEGQNMVQVLIGLRALGTMATKNGIKPAITI